CGCGATTATTATGGATGGTAATGGGCGATGGGCTAAGAAACGTAAAATGCCGAGAATTAAAGGCCATTATGAAGGTATGCAAACAATAAAGAAAATCACTAGAGCTGCTAGTGACATCGGTGTTAAGTACTTAACTTTATATGCCTTTTCCACTGAAAATTGGTCAAGACCTGAAAGTGAAGTTAATTATATTATGAATTTGCCTGTCAATTTCTTGAAAACATTTTTACCTGAGTTAATAGAAAAAAATGTTAAAGTTGAAACGATAGGTTTTACTGAAAAATTACCTAGTTCAACAATTGAAGCCATCAATAATGCAAAGGAAAAGACAGCGAATAATACTGGTTTGAAGTTGATTTTTGCAATCAATTATGGTGGTAGAGCAGAAATTGTT
This is a stretch of genomic DNA from Staphylococcus roterodami. It encodes these proteins:
- a CDS encoding isoprenyl transferase, coding for MFKKLINKKNTINNYNEELDTANIPEHIAIIMDGNGRWAKKRKMPRIKGHYEGMQTIKKITRAASDIGVKYLTLYAFSTENWSRPESEVNYIMNLPVNFLKTFLPELIEKNVKVETIGFTEKLPSSTIEAINNAKEKTANNTGLKLIFAINYGGRAEIVHSIKNMFEELQQQGLSSDVIDEAFIDNHLMTKNYPDPELLIRTSGEQRISNFLIWQVSYSEFIFNQKLWPDFDEDELIECIKIYQSRQRRFGGLSEE